In Pseudomonas nunensis, a single window of DNA contains:
- the queD gene encoding 6-carboxytetrahydropterin synthase QueD: MEIFKEFVFEAAHRLPNVPKGHKCGRLHGHSFRIAIYIDGPVDRTSGWVRDFSEIKEIFAPLYERLDHNYLNEIPGLENPTSEVLAVWVWQELKPLLPELSAIRIHETCTSGCIYRGPEV, translated from the coding sequence GTGGAGATTTTTAAAGAGTTCGTTTTTGAGGCCGCTCATCGACTGCCCAATGTTCCAAAAGGGCACAAATGTGGGCGTCTGCACGGTCATTCCTTTCGTATTGCAATTTATATTGATGGCCCTGTCGATAGAACGTCGGGTTGGGTCAGGGATTTTTCCGAGATAAAGGAAATTTTCGCGCCTCTGTATGAACGCTTAGATCACAATTATCTTAATGAAATTCCCGGACTGGAAAATCCGACGAGCGAGGTTTTAGCCGTTTGGGTTTGGCAGGAACTAAAGCCACTGCTTCCAGAGCTATCCGCAATACGTATTCACGAGACATGTACAAGTGGATGTATTTATAGAGGGCCGGAGGTATAA
- the queE gene encoding 7-carboxy-7-deazaguanine synthase, whose protein sequence is MTYSIKEMFYTLQGEGNQAGRPAVFCRFAGCNLWSGREQDRASAICTFCDTDFVGTDGLGGGKFKDANGLALAINSLWPISDQGHKYVVLTGGEPLLQVDDALVEALHKHSFTVAVETNGTIIPPSGIDWICVSPKSTAELKITQGDELKLVFPQTEAQPEKFEHLTFNHFYLQPMDGPEAHQNTELTIKYCKSHPKWKLGLQMHKVLMIP, encoded by the coding sequence ATGACTTACAGCATCAAAGAAATGTTTTACACCCTTCAAGGGGAAGGCAACCAAGCGGGTCGACCCGCGGTATTTTGCCGATTTGCTGGATGCAACCTCTGGTCCGGACGGGAACAGGACAGGGCTAGCGCGATCTGTACTTTCTGCGACACGGACTTTGTGGGAACGGACGGGTTGGGTGGTGGAAAGTTCAAGGATGCGAATGGCCTTGCCCTCGCAATAAATTCATTATGGCCTATCTCCGATCAAGGTCACAAGTATGTGGTATTGACCGGAGGAGAACCACTGCTGCAGGTAGATGATGCTTTAGTAGAAGCACTGCACAAACATAGTTTTACTGTGGCTGTGGAAACAAACGGCACAATAATACCGCCAAGCGGAATTGACTGGATTTGCGTCAGCCCTAAATCCACAGCCGAATTAAAGATTACTCAAGGCGATGAATTAAAATTAGTTTTTCCACAAACTGAAGCACAACCAGAAAAATTTGAACACCTCACCTTCAACCATTTCTATCTCCAGCCAATGGATGGACCAGAGGCCCACCAAAACACTGAACTGACCATAAAATATTGCAAGTCTCATCCAAAGTGGAAGCTCGGCCTACAAATGCACAAAGTACTGATGATCCCTTAG
- the dbpB gene encoding DGQHR domain-containing protein DpdB — protein sequence MLKFSAIKALQSPTHQVVSFAATVEQILAIASIDRVKRDDRGALHGFQRPQVSKHIREIRDYLSRPDAVMPNAVVLAFTSGVRVVEGNGAYAEIEVDISSGPPGFVVDGQQRLSALAGLEGSSFQLLVSALVCENQEELRRQFILVNNTSPLPKSLVYELLPSVSGLPFRMTSRARAARIVEMLNYDDRSSLQGQIKQHTNPSGVIGDTSLQKLVMNSLSDGYCREVIESSGGEDRCFLAISEFFQAVQEVFGNAWHGHTPKSSRLVHSAGIISMGFVMEQLCATGAPLAPVFKLGLRKLQGYTAWTLDSGEWSFKTGNRPWNGVQNLHGDIHLLTDHLTRVVRSSELVSS from the coding sequence TTGCTTAAGTTCAGCGCAATCAAGGCGTTACAGAGCCCCACCCACCAAGTGGTATCGTTTGCGGCTACCGTTGAGCAGATTTTGGCGATCGCTAGCATCGACCGAGTCAAGCGTGACGATCGTGGCGCCCTTCATGGCTTTCAGCGGCCACAGGTGTCCAAGCACATACGAGAGATCCGCGACTACCTCTCCCGTCCCGATGCGGTAATGCCCAATGCTGTGGTGTTAGCGTTTACCAGTGGAGTCCGGGTGGTGGAAGGAAATGGAGCCTATGCAGAAATTGAGGTGGATATTTCATCCGGCCCTCCTGGGTTCGTTGTGGATGGCCAGCAGCGCCTATCTGCGTTAGCTGGGCTCGAGGGGAGTTCGTTCCAGCTACTGGTGTCAGCTCTCGTGTGTGAAAATCAGGAAGAACTTCGCCGGCAATTTATTCTCGTCAACAACACCAGCCCATTACCGAAGTCGCTGGTATATGAACTGCTCCCGTCTGTCAGCGGCCTTCCATTCAGAATGACTTCCCGCGCCCGCGCAGCCCGCATCGTAGAAATGCTGAATTATGACGATCGATCTTCTTTGCAAGGTCAGATTAAGCAGCATACCAACCCCTCAGGAGTCATCGGCGATACGTCGCTCCAAAAACTGGTAATGAATTCCCTATCCGACGGTTACTGTCGGGAGGTGATTGAATCGTCGGGAGGTGAGGATCGGTGTTTCTTGGCCATCAGTGAGTTTTTCCAGGCGGTCCAGGAGGTGTTTGGAAATGCTTGGCATGGTCATACACCTAAAAGCTCTCGTCTCGTCCATAGCGCGGGGATTATTTCCATGGGGTTCGTCATGGAACAGTTGTGTGCTACAGGAGCGCCACTGGCCCCAGTATTCAAGTTAGGCCTCAGAAAGCTACAAGGATATACAGCTTGGACGCTCGATTCGGGAGAGTGGTCCTTTAAAACAGGCAACCGGCCGTGGAATGGAGTTCAGAATTTACATGGTGATATTCATCTTTTGACTGATCATTTGACCAGGGTGGTTCGAAGTTCGGAACTCGTATCTAGCTAA
- the dpdK gene encoding phospholipase D-like domain-containing protein DpdK — translation MNDQRQIFLHGPLGRRQFREVLGGLMAGLLLHPEPIWLVSPWLSDFPVLDNCSGQWDVLEPGWGGRDVSFNEVLARAVNGGCRLRVVTRNDAYSRRFVQQLNGRLVVGHDFCYQFSEQVHTKGLLTPSCFLKGSMNYTWSGTNRNDEHVMLTSNSQIISEALLEFEDHYRFEAYS, via the coding sequence ATGAATGATCAGCGGCAAATTTTTTTACATGGCCCACTGGGGCGTAGGCAATTTCGTGAAGTACTAGGCGGGCTAATGGCAGGTCTATTGCTCCACCCAGAGCCCATATGGTTAGTGTCGCCTTGGCTAAGTGACTTTCCTGTTCTGGATAACTGTTCTGGGCAGTGGGATGTACTTGAGCCTGGTTGGGGCGGTAGAGACGTAAGTTTTAATGAAGTGTTGGCGAGAGCAGTTAACGGCGGGTGTCGGTTGAGGGTGGTGACTCGTAACGACGCGTACAGTCGCCGGTTTGTCCAGCAGTTGAACGGTCGTTTAGTTGTCGGTCATGATTTTTGTTACCAGTTTAGTGAGCAGGTTCATACCAAAGGTTTACTTACCCCCAGTTGTTTTTTGAAGGGATCAATGAACTACACTTGGAGTGGAACAAACCGTAATGACGAGCACGTCATGCTGACCAGTAATTCTCAAATAATTTCTGAAGCGTTACTGGAGTTTGAAGATCATTACCGTTTCGAGGCGTATTCATGA
- the dpdD gene encoding protein DpdD: MNTVPIWLQPFFAVDNQIDPDKVFAGKYPQPYQSLLEPLVQSACAGQWPLLLPYSCPPELCFYAAAEDRRALEELRQVLSAFLGTAGTSPDYGLINTPSNEGQSALLARAPSGLLRIDLLYGVCEQQKHRIFTVLANVLKLYRQRPVLTSLVKRPIGRVLRDFMLAYRLHDGENAWLFYVELKSLGGFSPLNLLSLELQALASADRWQEIINHSRLPSLLGGRVPLRLVRLLLRALGQLGLNRLLITELISEESRGELADLCYPLSPLFITVPLFEVHESFKQDWQLWVAGAAALGSAQVRQQMPDFIESDWLRKLLHWADFAQEVQSEIEIEPVVDEPKDQKEGPGAVQALLQRSLDVSLVELQQLWQQLQTMPASWFEPLQSLPMMTAILQDMKNRFSREQLGGWDSWFQRLTDTESQTDGLEKRAQEYCENWTVESFSSDRLLKCIQAGSPAGQTILRNTLPLLLDWLEERDVTCQGVLWLELLELLALDSIVNPALLSLAAQLTQLMLEQPFTVDEYTRLIDAILMLWDINKGPEAYIRMMELMDVLLDAPCPAAPLRRQVWQSLQDFATKHWRQIKDPAIRHLTFALMQEIFEVGEPVPDFSNSTESESDIDSAIELAPNLQGKLLGIYTLTEGAARRARDVLEIIFTGLKVEINSDHTATPALCHLAKTADYFVFSSRSSKHQAFYPVINVRRDIIYPYGKGASSIVREFIEGLKRKAI; the protein is encoded by the coding sequence ATGAACACAGTGCCAATATGGTTGCAGCCATTTTTTGCAGTTGACAACCAGATCGATCCAGACAAAGTGTTTGCCGGAAAATATCCGCAGCCGTATCAGAGTTTGTTGGAGCCTTTGGTGCAAAGCGCCTGTGCGGGGCAGTGGCCGTTACTGTTACCGTATAGCTGTCCGCCGGAATTATGCTTCTACGCAGCCGCTGAGGATCGCCGTGCGCTGGAGGAGTTACGTCAGGTGCTCTCTGCGTTTTTAGGGACAGCGGGTACCTCACCTGATTATGGACTGATTAACACTCCAAGTAACGAGGGGCAAAGTGCATTGCTAGCACGTGCCCCCTCAGGATTGTTGCGTATTGATTTGCTCTACGGGGTGTGCGAGCAGCAGAAACATAGAATCTTTACAGTACTTGCTAATGTACTGAAGTTGTATCGTCAACGCCCCGTGCTTACATCTTTGGTCAAACGACCAATAGGTCGAGTGTTGCGTGATTTCATGCTGGCTTATCGATTACATGATGGCGAAAATGCTTGGCTTTTTTACGTAGAGCTTAAGAGTTTGGGAGGCTTCAGTCCACTTAATCTGCTGTCGTTGGAGTTGCAGGCTTTGGCTTCAGCAGATCGTTGGCAGGAAATCATTAACCATTCACGACTGCCCAGTTTGCTCGGCGGTCGTGTTCCGTTACGATTAGTTCGGCTATTGCTTCGAGCGCTGGGGCAGTTAGGGCTTAATCGGCTGCTAATTACTGAACTCATAAGTGAGGAAAGCAGGGGCGAGTTGGCCGATTTGTGCTACCCGTTAAGTCCACTATTTATAACGGTTCCGCTGTTTGAAGTTCACGAAAGCTTTAAACAAGATTGGCAGTTGTGGGTTGCTGGTGCCGCTGCTTTAGGGAGTGCACAGGTTCGGCAGCAAATGCCCGATTTTATTGAGTCGGACTGGTTGCGAAAACTACTACATTGGGCAGATTTTGCTCAGGAAGTTCAATCTGAAATTGAAATAGAGCCAGTTGTTGATGAACCGAAAGATCAGAAGGAGGGGCCCGGGGCGGTCCAGGCGTTACTGCAACGCTCGTTGGATGTGTCATTAGTTGAATTGCAGCAGTTATGGCAGCAATTGCAGACCATGCCTGCGTCTTGGTTTGAGCCATTGCAATCATTGCCTATGATGACTGCAATTTTGCAAGATATGAAAAACCGCTTTTCTAGAGAACAGTTGGGTGGCTGGGATAGTTGGTTTCAGCGCTTGACTGATACTGAGTCGCAAACTGACGGGCTGGAGAAAAGGGCACAAGAGTATTGCGAAAATTGGACAGTTGAATCTTTTAGCTCGGACAGATTGCTTAAATGCATTCAGGCTGGATCTCCTGCGGGGCAGACAATTCTTCGTAACACGCTGCCGTTGCTGCTGGATTGGTTGGAGGAACGGGACGTGACTTGTCAGGGAGTTCTCTGGCTAGAGTTGTTGGAGTTGCTAGCTCTTGATTCTATAGTCAACCCCGCATTGCTGTCACTGGCAGCACAACTGACGCAGTTGATGTTGGAGCAACCGTTCACAGTTGATGAGTATACGAGGTTGATTGACGCGATACTGATGTTATGGGATATCAATAAAGGACCTGAAGCGTATATCAGAATGATGGAGTTGATGGATGTACTGCTGGACGCGCCCTGCCCAGCAGCACCATTGCGTCGTCAAGTCTGGCAGTCGCTACAGGATTTTGCGACAAAGCATTGGAGGCAAATAAAAGATCCAGCAATACGTCACTTAACCTTTGCGCTAATGCAAGAAATTTTTGAGGTGGGTGAACCAGTCCCAGATTTTAGCAATAGCACGGAGTCTGAATCAGACATCGATTCAGCGATAGAATTAGCCCCTAATTTACAAGGGAAGTTGTTGGGTATTTACACTCTCACAGAAGGTGCCGCGCGCCGCGCTCGGGACGTACTGGAAATAATTTTCACAGGACTCAAGGTCGAGATTAACAGTGATCATACCGCTACTCCAGCCTTGTGCCATCTGGCCAAAACGGCCGATTATTTTGTGTTCTCTTCTCGTAGTTCAAAGCATCAGGCGTTCTATCCGGTGATAAATGTAAGAAGGGATATTATCTACCCGTATGGTAAAGGTGCTTCAAGCATAGTTCGTGAGTTTATAGAAGGGTTAAAGCGGAAGGCTATTTAG
- the dbpB gene encoding DGQHR domain-containing protein DpdB, whose protein sequence is MIYRFKGVRAQQASGHDVFSFAATPNEILEFSEIERVGRDEEGHLKGFQRHQVASHIRDIRDYLQRDDALLPNAIILAFLDGVTIKDLGEGIVEIIIDATESKPGFVVDGQQRLSALATMEKPGFQVFVSALICKDYNELRQQFVLVNNTRPLPKSLIYELLPTVDGLPERFTSRKFAARIIDLLNFLPNSSLFGEIKQHTNPRGVLSDMAMQKFVMHSANDGAIRSFMKFDDFEGRSIELINNFFHAVRVVFKSEWEGLAPRNSRLKHGAGLVSLSFVMELLYSDQGTTSKEGFIKGLKLLKPHTAWTSGDWHISETDRRPWNGIQNTPTDIGLLTKYLTEKLKQELKRR, encoded by the coding sequence ATGATCTATCGATTTAAGGGTGTGCGCGCCCAACAGGCCTCCGGGCATGATGTATTTTCGTTTGCGGCCACTCCAAATGAAATTTTAGAGTTTTCTGAAATTGAGAGAGTCGGCCGCGATGAAGAAGGCCACCTCAAAGGCTTTCAGCGCCATCAAGTCGCGTCGCACATCAGAGATATTCGTGACTATCTTCAGCGCGACGATGCATTGCTTCCTAACGCAATTATCTTGGCCTTTCTGGATGGGGTAACGATTAAAGACCTCGGCGAGGGTATTGTAGAAATCATTATTGATGCTACCGAATCAAAACCAGGCTTTGTGGTCGATGGCCAACAACGACTCAGCGCCCTTGCGACGATGGAAAAGCCTGGATTTCAGGTATTTGTATCTGCATTGATTTGTAAAGACTACAACGAACTGCGACAGCAGTTTGTGCTCGTCAACAATACGCGACCGCTGCCAAAATCGCTGATCTATGAACTTTTACCGACTGTTGACGGCCTGCCAGAACGGTTCACCAGTCGTAAATTTGCTGCTCGCATTATTGATTTGTTGAATTTTCTGCCTAACTCCTCTCTATTTGGCGAGATCAAGCAACATACGAATCCTAGAGGAGTACTAAGCGACATGGCGATGCAGAAGTTCGTGATGCACTCTGCAAATGATGGCGCGATCCGTAGCTTCATGAAGTTTGATGACTTTGAGGGACGCAGCATCGAACTTATCAACAACTTCTTCCATGCAGTGCGAGTAGTTTTCAAATCAGAATGGGAAGGACTAGCGCCCAGGAATTCACGCTTGAAGCACGGGGCAGGTCTGGTTTCTTTGAGCTTCGTTATGGAGTTGCTTTACTCCGATCAAGGCACAACCAGCAAGGAAGGCTTTATCAAAGGTCTAAAACTTTTGAAACCTCATACGGCATGGACAAGTGGCGATTGGCACATTTCTGAAACCGACCGCCGCCCCTGGAATGGTATCCAGAACACGCCCACTGATATCGGATTGCTCACTAAGTATCTGACCGAAAAACTCAAGCAAGAACTGAAACGGCGCTAA
- the queC gene encoding 7-cyano-7-deazaguanine synthase QueC, which produces MHTKALVLFSGGQDSTTCLAWALERYEHVETIGFDYGQRHRIELECRLNILQEVRNRFPNWAKRLGEDHVLDLKLLGQISDTAMTAEKTIEFEKNGLPNTFVPGRNLLFLTFAATIAYRRGLTVLVGGMCETDYSGYPDCRENTLKATQVALSLGMDAPVIIETPLMWLNKAQTWRLAEDLGNRDFVSLIQEESHTCYLGIRQQKHEWGYGCGTCPACELRKTGYEQYIQERD; this is translated from the coding sequence ATGCACACCAAAGCCTTAGTTCTTTTTTCAGGCGGACAAGATTCAACCACCTGCCTTGCCTGGGCGCTGGAACGTTACGAGCACGTCGAGACCATTGGCTTTGATTATGGCCAGAGGCATCGAATCGAACTCGAATGTCGGCTGAATATCTTGCAGGAGGTACGTAACAGATTTCCAAACTGGGCCAAGCGACTCGGTGAGGACCACGTGCTTGACCTCAAATTACTCGGCCAGATCAGCGATACGGCGATGACCGCTGAGAAAACTATAGAGTTTGAAAAGAATGGACTTCCCAATACGTTTGTACCCGGGAGAAATCTGCTGTTCTTGACGTTCGCAGCCACTATTGCCTACCGACGGGGCCTCACAGTGCTAGTCGGGGGGATGTGCGAAACAGACTACTCAGGCTACCCAGACTGCAGGGAAAACACGCTTAAAGCCACCCAGGTGGCCTTGAGCCTCGGGATGGATGCTCCGGTGATCATTGAGACGCCCTTGATGTGGCTCAACAAAGCTCAGACCTGGCGTCTGGCCGAAGACCTAGGTAATCGAGATTTTGTCAGCCTGATTCAAGAAGAGTCCCACACCTGCTACCTCGGGATTCGACAACAGAAACATGAATGGGGCTACGGGTGTGGAACGTGCCCAGCTTGCGAACTGCGCAAAACTGGATATGAGCAGTACATTCAAGAACGAGATTGA
- the dbpB gene encoding DGQHR domain-containing protein DpdB codes for MTSEDAIVVRALRTTQGDNLDVYALFIRGSDLVRIADISRLSREDSSPLKGFQRPEIKSHVKGITEYLNQGNVLFPNAIILALSPDLRFVAARGSKPTGDAGLSQAGTLTIPIREEGMRSAWIVDGQQRSLALAKAANSDLPVPVIGFVSDSLTTQREQFILVNKAKPLPTRLINELLPETGSILLPRELSARKAPAELCGLLSRDPNSPFHKLIKRSSEQNSKAVITDTAVITMIRNSISNPLGALAPYTSSTDGAANVESMYNLLTTFWRAVRDTFPEAWALESKSSRLMHSAGIIAMGVLMDRIYAKIGGQRETYEAVLQELARVAPYCAWTTGQWPMINVQWNEIQSTPQDIKALQETLIRLYMTSAHQ; via the coding sequence ATGACGAGCGAAGATGCGATTGTGGTGCGTGCACTACGCACCACGCAAGGCGACAACCTTGATGTGTATGCATTATTCATCAGGGGATCTGACCTGGTCCGAATTGCCGACATCAGCCGCCTGTCGCGCGAAGACAGCAGCCCCCTCAAGGGTTTTCAGCGCCCCGAGATTAAGAGTCATGTCAAAGGGATCACTGAGTACCTCAATCAGGGAAATGTACTTTTTCCCAATGCAATTATCTTAGCGCTGTCTCCTGACCTGCGTTTTGTTGCAGCACGCGGAAGCAAGCCGACAGGCGACGCGGGGCTTTCGCAAGCGGGTACGCTGACGATCCCTATTAGGGAGGAAGGAATGAGGTCTGCCTGGATCGTGGACGGGCAACAACGCTCATTGGCGTTGGCGAAAGCGGCCAATTCGGATCTTCCTGTGCCAGTGATCGGTTTTGTATCCGACAGCCTGACCACCCAGCGCGAGCAATTTATTTTGGTCAACAAGGCCAAACCCTTGCCCACTCGACTGATCAACGAACTACTGCCGGAGACAGGCAGCATCCTTTTGCCCCGCGAACTGAGTGCTCGCAAGGCACCAGCTGAGTTGTGCGGGCTTCTTAGCCGCGATCCCAACTCCCCTTTCCACAAACTCATAAAGCGGTCGTCTGAGCAAAATAGCAAAGCAGTGATCACTGACACCGCTGTAATAACGATGATCCGCAATAGCATCAGTAATCCGTTGGGGGCGTTGGCCCCCTACACCTCCAGCACCGACGGTGCGGCGAACGTTGAGTCCATGTACAACCTGCTGACGACCTTCTGGCGGGCAGTGCGTGATACGTTTCCAGAGGCGTGGGCACTTGAATCCAAGAGCAGTCGACTCATGCACTCAGCGGGGATCATCGCCATGGGAGTGCTTATGGATCGGATCTACGCCAAAATCGGTGGTCAGCGCGAAACCTACGAAGCCGTGCTACAAGAACTGGCCAGAGTAGCCCCTTACTGCGCATGGACAACAGGTCAATGGCCGATGATTAATGTCCAGTGGAATGAAATCCAAAGCACCCCTCAAGATATCAAGGCGCTGCAAGAAACCTTGATCCGCCTCTATATGACCAGCGCTCACCAATGA
- the dpdA gene encoding tRNA-guanine transglycosylase DpdA, whose protein sequence is MKFLYADTQDYVDPDYDFINDRNAPGRKRYWDDQYAHEMMTPVPYDGLLVSMSAVRPANGVANSKVRYSTSEQQRFLREGARKFLRLDGIQFKDTMVLGDCGAFAYVEHPTPAYSPSEVVEFYSDAGFTHGCSPDHIIFNCDSSNPPALSQSEDVLFRYEITLKNAQEFLRLVKEAEWPFEPLGAVQGWSPQSMANAAKQLEDMGYRYLAIGGLVPLKVDQIHEVLKELRAVLKPETNIHLLGFAKAENIHEFTGYGITSFDSTSPLIRAFKDAKCNYYMGNNTSKLDYYTAIRIPQAIENPRLMQGIKKGTLSAEELQIKEKAALLAIRDYDKNLLDFDTTLAVLVDYLRLTLSGTISSSIEMEKEIAKHVRLISPTLRDKPWQKCQCSICQSAGIETIIFRASNRNKRRGFHNLGVYHRHLQKTLELSKQ, encoded by the coding sequence ATGAAATTTTTATACGCCGACACCCAAGACTACGTAGACCCGGACTACGATTTCATCAACGATCGAAATGCGCCGGGCCGGAAGAGATACTGGGATGACCAGTATGCGCACGAAATGATGACCCCCGTCCCTTATGATGGGCTCTTGGTCTCGATGAGCGCAGTGCGACCTGCAAATGGCGTCGCTAATTCAAAGGTTCGGTACTCGACTTCCGAGCAGCAGCGCTTCCTCAGAGAGGGCGCGCGCAAATTTCTACGACTCGATGGCATTCAGTTCAAAGATACGATGGTCCTAGGCGACTGCGGGGCTTTCGCCTATGTAGAGCACCCTACCCCTGCTTATAGCCCAAGCGAAGTAGTAGAGTTCTACTCAGATGCGGGATTCACCCACGGTTGTTCGCCGGACCACATCATATTCAACTGCGACTCCAGCAATCCTCCAGCGCTGAGCCAGTCGGAAGATGTGCTGTTTCGGTACGAAATTACGCTCAAAAATGCGCAAGAGTTTCTGCGTTTAGTGAAGGAGGCGGAATGGCCTTTCGAACCTCTTGGAGCGGTACAGGGTTGGTCTCCACAAAGCATGGCGAACGCCGCAAAACAACTCGAGGACATGGGTTATCGCTACTTGGCGATCGGAGGTCTAGTACCTTTGAAAGTCGATCAAATCCATGAGGTTTTGAAAGAGCTTCGAGCGGTCCTTAAGCCCGAGACAAATATTCATCTGCTGGGTTTTGCTAAAGCTGAGAACATCCATGAATTCACCGGATATGGCATTACCAGTTTTGACTCAACCTCCCCCCTTATACGCGCATTTAAAGATGCGAAGTGTAATTACTACATGGGCAACAATACAAGCAAACTGGATTACTACACAGCTATCCGCATTCCTCAGGCGATTGAAAATCCACGCCTGATGCAAGGAATAAAAAAAGGCACTTTGAGCGCAGAAGAGTTACAAATCAAAGAAAAAGCGGCGTTGCTAGCGATCCGCGACTACGATAAAAACCTGCTCGACTTTGATACAACTTTAGCTGTGCTAGTAGACTATCTCCGACTGACTCTTTCCGGAACGATATCATCATCAATAGAAATGGAAAAAGAAATCGCCAAGCATGTCCGACTAATCTCACCCACGCTGAGAGATAAACCGTGGCAAAAATGCCAATGTTCGATTTGTCAGTCAGCGGGTATAGAAACTATTATCTTTCGAGCCAGCAATCGAAACAAAAGACGCGGATTTCATAACTTAGGCGTGTACCACCGCCACCTTCAGAAAACTCTGGAACTTTCGAAACAATGA